In Archangium violaceum, the following are encoded in one genomic region:
- the yajC gene encoding preprotein translocase subunit YajC yields MADSFLILAQAAGGPGGMMNIVFIIGLFAIMYFVMIRPQQKQMKAHRELLSGLKKGDEVITQGGIIGRIQVVSEREVTLEVATGVRIRVLKSSVAGRFAVSEPTAAAKTEEKKEEK; encoded by the coding sequence GTGGCAGACAGCTTTCTGATCCTCGCCCAGGCAGCGGGCGGACCCGGCGGGATGATGAACATCGTCTTCATCATCGGCCTGTTCGCCATCATGTATTTCGTGATGATTCGCCCCCAGCAGAAGCAGATGAAGGCGCACCGCGAGCTGCTCTCCGGGCTGAAGAAGGGTGATGAGGTCATCACCCAGGGTGGAATCATCGGGCGCATCCAGGTCGTCTCCGAGCGCGAGGTAACGCTCGAGGTGGCCACCGGGGTCCGCATCCGCGTGCTCAAGTCGTCCGTGGCGGGCCGGTTCGCGGTGAGCGAGCCGACGGCGGCCGCCAAGACCGAAGAGAAGAAGGAGGAGAAGTAA
- a CDS encoding KamA family radical SAM protein, protein MLPPVPPSKGASARPASEAGRRALFPEATDAEWADWRWHQRHAVRNLAQLEKYVPLTPDERAGVQETSSLFRIGISPYYLSLIDRDHPLCPIRMQSIPVRAEARIRPGELEDPLGEDKTRPEEAIVHKYPDRVLFLALDTCSVYCRHCTRRRITKGGEAELSKEQMRRGLDYIRRHPEVRDVLISGGDPFLLSEERLEELLAPLHEIPHVEMVRIGTRVPVCLPMRVTDSLARLLRRYAPVYVVTHFNHPKEVTPEAREACERLVDHGVPVENQAVLMRRLNSDARIIKELSHSLLRIRVRPYYLHQMDVAQGCEHLRTPISKGMEILQQLRGHTTGLAVPHLAVDLPGGGGKVTLQPDYVLERGEHETLFRNYKGERYVYPEPEETDCSCPYDSVWLQRRWG, encoded by the coding sequence ATGCTCCCCCCAGTGCCGCCCTCCAAGGGCGCCTCCGCGCGTCCGGCCTCCGAGGCCGGGCGCCGGGCCCTCTTTCCCGAGGCCACCGACGCCGAGTGGGCCGACTGGCGCTGGCACCAGCGTCACGCCGTGCGCAACCTCGCCCAGCTGGAGAAGTACGTCCCCCTCACGCCCGATGAGCGCGCCGGCGTGCAGGAGACCTCCTCCCTGTTCCGCATCGGCATCAGCCCCTACTACCTGTCCCTCATCGACAGGGACCATCCGCTCTGCCCCATCCGGATGCAGTCCATCCCCGTGCGCGCCGAGGCCCGCATCCGCCCCGGTGAGCTCGAGGACCCGCTCGGCGAGGACAAGACCCGCCCCGAGGAGGCCATCGTCCACAAGTACCCGGACCGCGTGCTCTTCCTCGCGCTCGACACGTGCTCCGTCTACTGCCGCCACTGCACCCGCCGCCGCATCACCAAGGGCGGCGAGGCCGAGCTCTCCAAGGAGCAGATGCGCCGCGGCCTCGACTACATCCGCCGTCACCCCGAGGTCCGTGACGTCCTCATCTCCGGCGGAGATCCGTTCCTCCTCTCCGAGGAGCGGCTCGAGGAGCTGCTCGCCCCCCTCCACGAGATTCCCCATGTGGAGATGGTTCGCATCGGCACCCGCGTCCCCGTGTGCCTGCCCATGCGTGTCACCGACTCGCTGGCCCGGCTCCTGCGCCGCTATGCCCCCGTCTACGTCGTCACCCACTTCAACCACCCCAAAGAGGTGACTCCCGAGGCCCGCGAGGCCTGCGAGCGGCTCGTGGACCACGGCGTCCCCGTCGAGAACCAGGCCGTCCTCATGCGGCGCCTCAACTCGGACGCCCGCATCATCAAGGAGCTCTCCCACTCCCTGCTGCGCATCCGCGTCCGCCCCTACTACCTCCACCAGATGGACGTCGCCCAGGGCTGCGAGCACCTGCGCACCCCCATCTCCAAGGGCATGGAGATCCTCCAGCAGCTCCGCGGTCACACCACCGGCCTCGCCGTCCCCCACCTCGCCGTGGACCTCCCCGGCGGCGGTGGCAAGGTGACCCTCCAGCCCGACTACGTCCTCGAGCGCGGCGAGCACGAGACCCTGTTCCGCAACTACAAGGGCGAGCGCTACGTCTACCCCGAGCCCGAGGAGACCGACTGCTCCTGCCCCTATGACTCCGTCTGGCTCCAGCGGCGCTGGGGGTAG
- the tgt gene encoding tRNA guanosine(34) transglycosylase Tgt: MGEPRKEKGDTRVPPSLVRYELLHEDASGSRARRGRVHTPHGLIETPIFMPVGTVGSVKGVGPDDLLTLDAQIILGNTYHLMLRPGDDLVGEMGGLHRFISWDRPMLTDSGGFQVFSLAEKRKITEEGAAFQSHLDGRHILLTPERSIEIQETLGADIIMAFDECPPSTEDRAYMEKSLARTTRWLHRCVKAWSRERSSLFGIVQGGLDKQLRKAHAEEVCAADLPGYALGGFSVGETPEAMHEGVAFSAPLLPRDKPRYLMGVGTPVDLVTCVEHGVDMFDCVLPTRCARNGLLFTSEGKVVIRNAAYAKDPRPADPACTCYTCRNFSRAYLRHLFVAGEILAMRLNTLHNLHYFLTLMKDVRQAIAEDRYTTFARDFREKARAQEAERTRKK; this comes from the coding sequence ATGGGAGAGCCGCGCAAGGAGAAGGGTGACACCCGCGTTCCGCCGAGTCTGGTGCGCTACGAGCTGCTGCACGAGGACGCCTCGGGCTCGCGCGCCCGCCGGGGTCGGGTGCACACCCCTCATGGTCTCATCGAGACGCCCATCTTCATGCCCGTGGGCACCGTGGGCAGCGTCAAGGGCGTGGGCCCGGATGATCTGCTGACGCTCGATGCTCAAATCATCCTCGGCAACACCTACCACCTGATGCTCCGGCCCGGAGACGACCTGGTGGGGGAGATGGGCGGTCTGCACCGCTTCATCTCCTGGGACCGCCCCATGCTCACCGACAGCGGCGGCTTCCAGGTCTTCAGCCTCGCGGAGAAGCGCAAGATCACCGAGGAGGGCGCGGCCTTCCAGTCGCACCTGGACGGGCGCCACATCCTGCTGACCCCCGAGCGCTCCATCGAAATCCAGGAGACGCTCGGCGCGGACATCATCATGGCCTTCGACGAGTGCCCGCCCTCCACCGAGGACCGGGCCTACATGGAGAAGTCCCTGGCGCGCACCACGCGCTGGCTGCACCGGTGCGTGAAGGCCTGGAGCCGCGAGCGCTCCTCCCTCTTCGGCATCGTCCAGGGCGGCCTGGACAAGCAGCTGCGCAAGGCCCACGCCGAGGAGGTGTGCGCGGCGGACCTGCCCGGCTACGCGCTCGGTGGCTTCTCGGTGGGAGAGACCCCCGAGGCCATGCACGAGGGCGTGGCCTTCTCCGCTCCGCTGCTCCCCCGGGACAAGCCGCGCTACCTCATGGGCGTGGGCACGCCCGTGGACCTGGTCACCTGTGTGGAGCACGGGGTGGACATGTTCGACTGTGTGTTGCCCACCCGCTGCGCGCGCAACGGCCTGCTCTTCACCTCCGAGGGCAAGGTCGTCATCCGCAACGCCGCCTACGCCAAGGATCCCCGGCCGGCGGACCCGGCGTGCACCTGCTACACCTGCCGCAACTTCAGCCGCGCCTACCTGCGCCACCTCTTCGTGGCGGGGGAGATCCTGGCCATGCGGCTCAACACCCTCCACAACCTCCACTACTTCCTCACCCTGATGAAGGACGTGCGCCAGGCCATCGCCGAGGACCGGTACACCACCTTCGCCCGCGACTTCCGGGAGAAGGCCCGGGCCCAGGAGGCCGAGCGCACCCGGAAGAAGTGA
- the secF gene encoding protein translocase subunit SecF, producing the protein MQILKHKTNIDFIGKRKPALFISTALNLAILVGIAVFGFNFGVDFAGGTVVEVKFNHPVSAADVRKRAEAGGLHDVSVQSIGAAEENSFLLRLGGVTQLTEESAGKAENAIKALGPMKNVVADLANGIINFRSEQPLTADQVRKAVEGTGTGVEEVRELGQSQSGGFDYQVVASGMADRIHSALETGAEGGKADFEMRRTEYVGPQVGKQLRNRGVMALLYSMVAILIYVAFRFDFKFGPGALAAMLHDVVMVAGFYLVTRAEFSLTAIAALLTIVGYSVNDTIVIYDRIREDMAKFQGKPLAEVINIAVNDTLARTILTSGVTALSLVGLLIFSVGEIRDFAWAMLVGIVVGTYSSVYIASPLTIWLDERAAREGQKGGGMKQQATPG; encoded by the coding sequence ATGCAGATCCTCAAGCACAAGACGAACATCGACTTCATCGGCAAGCGCAAGCCGGCCCTCTTCATCTCCACGGCGTTGAACCTGGCCATCCTGGTGGGCATCGCCGTCTTCGGGTTCAACTTCGGCGTGGACTTCGCCGGCGGTACGGTGGTGGAGGTGAAGTTCAACCACCCCGTGTCCGCGGCGGATGTGCGCAAGCGCGCCGAGGCCGGCGGGCTGCACGACGTGTCGGTGCAGAGCATCGGCGCGGCCGAGGAGAACTCGTTCCTCCTGCGGCTGGGCGGCGTGACGCAGCTCACCGAGGAGAGCGCGGGCAAGGCCGAGAACGCCATCAAGGCCCTGGGTCCCATGAAGAACGTGGTGGCGGACCTGGCCAACGGCATCATCAACTTCCGCTCCGAGCAGCCGCTCACCGCCGATCAGGTCCGCAAGGCGGTGGAGGGCACGGGCACGGGCGTGGAAGAGGTGCGCGAGCTGGGCCAGTCGCAGTCCGGTGGCTTCGACTACCAGGTCGTCGCCAGCGGCATGGCGGACCGCATCCACAGCGCGCTGGAGACGGGCGCGGAGGGAGGCAAGGCGGACTTCGAGATGCGCCGCACGGAGTACGTGGGCCCTCAGGTCGGCAAGCAGCTGCGCAACCGCGGCGTCATGGCGCTGCTGTACTCCATGGTCGCCATCCTCATCTACGTGGCGTTCCGGTTCGACTTCAAGTTCGGCCCCGGCGCGCTCGCGGCCATGCTCCATGACGTGGTGATGGTGGCCGGCTTCTACCTGGTGACCCGCGCCGAGTTCAGCCTCACCGCCATCGCGGCGCTGCTGACCATCGTGGGCTACTCGGTCAACGACACCATCGTCATCTACGACCGCATCCGCGAGGACATGGCCAAGTTCCAGGGCAAGCCGCTGGCGGAGGTCATCAACATCGCCGTCAACGACACCCTGGCCCGCACCATCCTCACCTCGGGCGTCACGGCGCTCTCGCTCGTCGGTCTGCTCATCTTCTCCGTGGGAGAGATCCGCGACTTCGCCTGGGCGATGCTCGTCGGCATCGTGGTCGGCACGTACTCGTCCGTGTACATCGCCAGCCCGCTCACCATCTGGCTCGACGAGCGCGCCGCTCGCGAGGGTCAGAAGGGTGGGGGGATGAAGCAGCAGGCCACCCCGGGATGA
- the secD gene encoding protein translocase subunit SecD produces MDRGWYWRLGLVIGVTLLTVWFLIPSYYSMFVLDKSERNNLALLEQRLPKWAPPAKYRINLGLDLQGGIHMVMRVDTKTALQKRTERRGDQIARYINEKQLGQVSVDTDPQALQMTLTAQDPATMDAIEKEVLATFTDFVRVARDGAKLTLAPDEGQVNRFREESVDQAMLVIRRRIDKWGVAEVDVRKLGTDAIQISLPGRNDPEQAKELVGTTAQLEFRMVDDSTDFFGQVIQQNPPPEGSNITLTNSEGFPQLQGPNREALLEYFKGKTPEGREVLLECVPSATKKGVCDSYRTFLVEKNVPLTGESLTGADASLSQLNEPEVNVSFDAAGAREFEQLTEKGTGRRMAIVLDDYVQSAPRINERIGGGRARITMGRAGGRPLQEWLSDAQTLALALKAGALPAPVTTGEIRQVGAALGDELIRKGSLSALVGLALVIAFMAIYYKGAGIIADVALLLNGLLILGGLALFNATLTLPGIAGFVLTLGIAVDANVLINERIREEIGHGKTVRAAVDQGYDRAFWTIFDAHVTALIAGFILFFTGTGPVRGFATTLIIGLLASLFTSILVTRVIMTYFVHGRNAQTVSV; encoded by the coding sequence ATGGACCGCGGCTGGTACTGGAGGTTGGGCCTGGTCATCGGCGTGACGCTGCTGACCGTGTGGTTCCTCATCCCCTCCTATTATTCGATGTTCGTGCTCGACAAGAGCGAGCGCAACAACCTGGCGCTGCTCGAGCAGCGCCTGCCCAAGTGGGCTCCCCCCGCCAAGTACCGCATCAACCTGGGGCTGGACCTGCAGGGCGGCATCCACATGGTGATGCGGGTGGACACCAAGACGGCGCTCCAGAAGCGGACCGAGCGCCGGGGTGATCAGATCGCCCGCTACATCAACGAGAAGCAGCTGGGCCAGGTGTCCGTGGACACGGATCCCCAGGCGCTGCAGATGACGCTGACGGCGCAGGATCCGGCCACCATGGACGCCATCGAGAAGGAGGTGCTCGCCACCTTCACCGACTTCGTCCGGGTGGCGCGTGACGGGGCGAAGCTGACGCTCGCGCCGGACGAGGGCCAGGTGAACCGCTTCCGCGAGGAGTCGGTGGACCAGGCGATGCTCGTCATCCGCCGCCGCATCGACAAGTGGGGCGTGGCCGAGGTGGACGTGCGCAAGCTGGGCACCGACGCCATCCAGATCTCCCTGCCGGGCCGCAATGACCCGGAGCAGGCCAAGGAGCTGGTGGGCACCACGGCGCAGCTCGAGTTCCGCATGGTGGACGACTCGACCGATTTCTTCGGGCAGGTCATCCAGCAGAATCCTCCTCCCGAGGGCAGCAACATCACGCTGACCAACAGCGAGGGCTTCCCGCAGCTGCAGGGCCCCAACCGCGAGGCGCTGCTGGAGTACTTCAAGGGCAAGACGCCCGAGGGCCGCGAGGTGCTGCTCGAGTGCGTGCCCAGCGCGACGAAGAAGGGCGTGTGCGACAGCTACCGCACCTTCCTGGTGGAGAAGAACGTGCCACTGACGGGCGAGAGCCTGACGGGCGCGGATGCCTCGCTCAGCCAGCTCAACGAGCCGGAGGTGAACGTCAGCTTCGACGCGGCCGGCGCGCGCGAGTTCGAGCAGCTCACCGAGAAGGGCACGGGCCGGCGCATGGCCATCGTGCTGGACGACTACGTGCAGTCGGCGCCGCGCATCAACGAGCGCATCGGCGGTGGCCGGGCGCGCATCACCATGGGCCGCGCGGGTGGCCGTCCCCTGCAGGAGTGGCTGTCGGACGCGCAGACGCTGGCGCTGGCCCTCAAGGCGGGCGCGCTGCCGGCGCCGGTGACCACCGGTGAGATCCGCCAGGTGGGTGCCGCGCTGGGCGACGAGCTCATCCGCAAGGGCAGCCTGTCGGCGCTGGTGGGCCTGGCGCTCGTCATCGCCTTCATGGCCATCTACTACAAGGGCGCGGGCATCATCGCGGACGTGGCGCTGCTGCTCAACGGCCTGCTCATCCTGGGCGGCCTGGCGCTCTTCAACGCCACGCTGACGCTGCCGGGCATCGCCGGCTTCGTGCTGACACTGGGCATCGCGGTGGATGCCAACGTGCTCATCAACGAGCGCATCCGCGAGGAGATCGGCCACGGCAAGACGGTGCGCGCCGCGGTGGACCAGGGCTATGACCGCGCCTTCTGGACCATCTTCGACGCCCACGTCACCGCGCTCATCGCCGGCTTCATCCTCTTCTTCACGGGAACGGGCCCGGTGCGCGGTTTCGCCACCACGCTCATCATCGGCCTGCTGGCGTCGCTCTTCACGTCCATCCTCGTGACGCGCGTCATCATGACCTACTTCGTTCACGGCCGTAACGCGCAGACGGTGTCCGTCTAA
- the queA gene encoding tRNA preQ1(34) S-adenosylmethionine ribosyltransferase-isomerase QueA, with product MSSLLSDYDFELPEAQIAQAPLAARDASRLMVVSRSSGAWTHRRFAELPDLLREGDLLVVNDARVIPARLLGSKVGTGGRVELLVVRPSAPTLTSQALGGAAEALEWICLGQASKGLKPGARVSFPEGLEAEVLEALGGGEYQVRFHAAPGTSLAEVLEKAGRLPLPPYITRAPEASDAERYQTVYARASGAVAAPTAGLHFTDSTFAALAARGIHRVEVTLDVGPGTFLPVREENLEKHHMHPERYFVSEATANAVNAAKAEGRRVVAVGTTVVRTLESATDPETGRLRAGPGETTLFIRPGFAFRQVDVMLTNFHLPRSTLVVLVSALLGRERTLAAYREAVAAGYRFFSYGDAMLVTE from the coding sequence GTGTCGTCACTGCTCTCCGATTACGACTTCGAGCTCCCCGAGGCGCAGATCGCCCAGGCCCCCCTCGCGGCCCGCGATGCCTCCCGCCTCATGGTGGTGAGCCGCTCCTCGGGCGCGTGGACCCACCGCCGCTTCGCCGAGCTGCCCGACCTGCTGCGAGAGGGCGACCTGCTGGTCGTCAACGACGCGCGCGTCATCCCCGCCCGTCTCCTCGGCTCCAAGGTCGGCACCGGCGGCCGGGTGGAGCTGCTCGTCGTCCGCCCCTCCGCTCCCACGCTCACCTCACAGGCGCTCGGCGGCGCGGCCGAGGCGCTCGAGTGGATCTGCCTCGGTCAGGCCTCCAAGGGCCTCAAGCCCGGGGCGCGCGTGTCCTTCCCCGAGGGGCTGGAGGCCGAGGTCCTGGAGGCGCTCGGAGGAGGGGAGTACCAGGTGCGCTTCCACGCCGCGCCGGGCACGTCGCTCGCGGAGGTGCTGGAGAAGGCCGGCCGCCTCCCACTGCCCCCCTACATCACCCGCGCCCCGGAGGCCTCGGACGCCGAGCGCTACCAGACGGTGTACGCGCGGGCGTCGGGCGCGGTGGCGGCGCCCACCGCGGGGCTGCACTTCACCGACTCCACCTTCGCGGCCCTGGCCGCCCGGGGCATCCACCGCGTCGAGGTGACGCTGGACGTGGGGCCGGGCACCTTCTTGCCCGTGCGCGAGGAGAACCTGGAGAAGCACCACATGCACCCGGAGCGCTACTTCGTCTCCGAGGCCACCGCCAACGCGGTGAACGCCGCGAAGGCCGAGGGCCGCCGGGTCGTGGCGGTGGGCACCACGGTGGTGCGCACCCTGGAGTCCGCCACGGACCCCGAGACGGGGCGCCTGCGCGCCGGTCCCGGCGAGACGACCCTCTTCATCCGCCCCGGCTTCGCCTTCCGGCAGGTGGACGTGATGCTCACCAACTTCCACCTCCCGCGCTCCACGCTGGTGGTGCTGGTGAGCGCGCTGCTCGGCCGGGAGCGCACCCTGGCGGCCTACCGGGAGGCGGTCGCCGCCGGCTACCGGTTCTTCTCGTACGGCGACGCGATGCTGGTGACGGAGTAG
- a CDS encoding KamA family radical SAM protein: MTTPIRGKASSAGPAQQPFSYPLRREFVEPDWRRLPGYKDVTQADWESSVWQRKHTVKNLKELKAVLGHLLPDDLLASLERDQRERATMSILVPPQMLNTLDETDLWNDPVRRYMLPAFDDRHPEWPNHPKASRDSLHEAEMWAVEGLTHRYPTKVLAEMLPTCPQYCGHCTRMDLVGNDVPQVQKHRFQLGQKERYEQMLDYLRRTPTVRDVVVSGGDIANLPIQALEPFVSALLDIPNIRDIRLASKGLMAIPQHFLQDSVLQGLDRLAKKANERGVDLALHTHVNNARQLTPLVGKAVRKLLDMGFRDVRNQGVLLRGVNSTPKDLLELCFTLLDHAKILPYYFYMCDMIPNSEHWRLSVAEAQKLQHDIMGYMPGFATPRIVCDVPFVGKRWIHQVAEYDQVRGISYWTKNYRTGIEGDDAEALTRKYEYFDPIYTLPEAGQQWWRDQAKAA, encoded by the coding sequence ATGACGACGCCCATCCGCGGCAAGGCCTCCTCGGCCGGCCCCGCGCAGCAGCCTTTCTCCTATCCGCTCCGCCGCGAGTTCGTGGAGCCCGACTGGCGGCGCCTGCCCGGCTACAAGGACGTGACCCAGGCTGATTGGGAGAGCTCCGTCTGGCAGCGCAAGCACACCGTCAAGAACCTCAAGGAGCTCAAGGCCGTCCTCGGCCACCTCCTGCCCGATGACCTCCTGGCCAGCCTCGAGCGCGATCAGCGCGAGCGGGCGACCATGTCCATCCTCGTCCCTCCCCAGATGCTCAACACCCTGGACGAGACGGACCTGTGGAACGACCCGGTCCGCCGTTACATGCTGCCCGCCTTCGACGACCGGCACCCCGAGTGGCCCAATCACCCCAAGGCCAGCCGCGACAGCCTCCACGAGGCGGAGATGTGGGCCGTCGAAGGTCTCACCCACCGCTACCCCACCAAGGTGCTGGCGGAGATGCTCCCCACCTGCCCCCAGTACTGCGGCCACTGCACCCGCATGGACCTCGTCGGCAACGACGTGCCCCAGGTCCAGAAGCACCGCTTCCAGCTCGGGCAGAAGGAGCGCTACGAGCAGATGCTCGACTACCTGCGCCGGACGCCCACCGTCCGCGATGTGGTCGTCAGCGGCGGCGACATCGCCAACCTCCCCATCCAGGCCCTCGAGCCCTTCGTCAGCGCCCTGCTCGACATCCCCAACATCCGGGACATCCGCCTGGCCAGCAAGGGCCTCATGGCCATCCCCCAGCACTTCCTCCAGGACTCCGTCCTCCAGGGGCTGGATCGGCTCGCCAAGAAGGCCAATGAGCGCGGCGTGGACCTCGCGCTCCACACCCACGTCAACAACGCCCGCCAGCTCACCCCGCTCGTCGGCAAGGCCGTCCGCAAGCTGCTCGACATGGGCTTCCGCGACGTGCGCAACCAGGGCGTCCTGCTCCGCGGCGTGAACAGCACCCCCAAGGATCTCCTCGAGCTGTGCTTCACCCTGCTCGATCACGCGAAGATCCTCCCGTACTACTTCTACATGTGCGACATGATCCCCAACTCGGAGCACTGGCGCCTCAGCGTGGCCGAGGCCCAGAAGCTCCAGCACGACATCATGGGGTACATGCCCGGCTTCGCCACCCCGCGCATCGTCTGCGACGTGCCCTTCGTCGGGAAGCGGTGGATCCACCAGGTCGCCGAGTACGACCAGGTCCGCGGCATCTCGTACTGGACCAAGAACTACCGCACCGGCATCGAGGGCGATGACGCCGAGGCCCTCACCCGCAAGTACGAGTACTTCGACCCCATCTACACGCTGCCCGAGGCCGGTCAGCAGTGGTGGCGCGATCAGGCCAAGGCGGCGTGA
- a CDS encoding SpoIID/LytB domain-containing protein, with translation MSRPVALLLLLLAPLQALAVETMRIAMGDSQGEVRVSGRGLSFGPDTEDARFSPLSQDGVTVRRRGSRLELNGAPVIGNAVRFRAGADSDDAGVPGSSPLRAGDMQVRGDVVVRLYKDGLQLINVIPLEDYLTAVLGSEMPVSFPPEALKAQAVAARTYALQKKLETYGSPFHMGSSVLHQVYGGVNREDPRTRAAVEATRGEVLTYELAPIEAYFHASCGGRTETGQDALQRDLPYLQAVDCPCGRLPASRWSATVSDSELRAALGQSTEGFRVTSRTPTQRVNRVATSGGASLDGAAFRRKLGYTKLKSLEFDVERTSGGWHFNGRGYGHGAGLCQWGAKALADEGLSYRDILLHYYPGTELQQLY, from the coding sequence ATGTCGCGACCTGTTGCACTGCTGCTGCTCTTGCTCGCGCCCCTCCAGGCGCTCGCCGTGGAGACCATGCGCATCGCCATGGGGGACTCCCAGGGCGAGGTGCGCGTGAGCGGTCGGGGCCTGTCCTTCGGTCCCGATACCGAGGACGCCCGCTTCTCCCCCCTCAGCCAGGACGGTGTCACCGTTCGTCGTCGCGGCTCCCGGCTGGAGCTCAACGGCGCGCCCGTCATCGGTAACGCGGTGCGCTTCCGCGCCGGCGCGGACTCGGACGACGCGGGCGTGCCCGGCTCCTCCCCCCTGCGCGCGGGCGATATGCAGGTCCGCGGCGACGTGGTGGTGCGCCTCTACAAGGACGGGCTTCAGCTCATCAACGTCATCCCGCTCGAGGACTACCTCACCGCCGTGCTCGGCAGCGAGATGCCCGTCTCCTTCCCTCCGGAAGCCCTCAAGGCCCAGGCCGTCGCCGCTCGCACCTACGCCCTCCAGAAGAAGCTCGAGACCTACGGCAGCCCCTTCCACATGGGCAGCAGCGTGCTCCATCAGGTCTACGGCGGCGTCAACCGCGAGGACCCGCGCACCCGCGCCGCCGTGGAGGCCACCCGCGGCGAGGTGCTCACCTACGAGCTCGCCCCCATCGAGGCCTACTTCCATGCCTCCTGCGGCGGCCGCACCGAGACCGGCCAGGATGCCCTCCAGCGCGACCTCCCCTACCTGCAGGCCGTGGACTGCCCGTGTGGCCGCCTGCCCGCCAGCCGCTGGAGCGCCACTGTCTCCGACTCGGAGCTGCGCGCCGCCCTCGGCCAGTCCACCGAGGGCTTCCGCGTCACCTCCCGCACCCCCACCCAGCGGGTGAACCGGGTCGCCACCTCGGGCGGCGCCTCGCTCGATGGGGCGGCCTTCCGGCGGAAGCTCGGCTACACGAAGCTCAAGAGCCTGGAGTTCGACGTGGAGCGCACCTCGGGCGGCTGGCACTTCAATGGCCGCGGCTATGGCCACGGCGCCGGCCTGTGCCAGTGGGGCGCCAAGGCGCTCGCGGACGAGGGCCTCTCCTACCGCGACATCCTCCTGCACTACTACCCGGGGACCGAGCTCCAGCAGCTCTACTGA